Proteins from a genomic interval of Pseudomonas silesiensis:
- the pap gene encoding polyphosphate:AMP phosphotransferase has translation MFESAEIGHVIDKDTYDAEVPALRQALLEAQFELQQQKRFPVIVLINGIEGAGKGETVKLLNEWMDPRLIEVRTFDQQTDEELARPPAWRYWRMLPAQGRMGIFFGNWYSQMLQDRVHGVFKDPRLDQAINAAERLEKMLCDEGALIFKFWFHLSRKQMRARLKALADDPLHSWRISPLDWQQSQTYDKFVKYGERILRRTSRDYAPWHVIAGMDPRYRSLAVGMILLEGLQGALKRPTIHPDKVSAAPLVSSVDQMNLLDSLDLSLNLDKDDYEEQLITEQARFSGLMRDKRMRRHALIAVFEGNDAAGKGGAIRRVAAALDPRQYSIVPIAAPTEEERAHPYMWRFWRHIPARGKFTVFDRSWYGRVLVERIEGFCSAADWLRAYGEINDFEEQIADAGVIVVKFWLSIDKQTQMERFEAREQTPFKRFKITEDDWRNRDKWDDYRAAVGDMVDRTSTEISPWTLVEANDKRWARVKVLRTINEALEEAFRKSDKKAKKDKG, from the coding sequence ATGTTCGAATCTGCTGAAATCGGTCACGTCATCGACAAAGACACCTACGACGCTGAAGTGCCAGCCCTGCGCCAGGCGTTGCTTGAGGCGCAGTTCGAACTTCAGCAGCAGAAACGCTTCCCGGTGATCGTCCTGATCAACGGCATCGAAGGCGCGGGCAAGGGCGAGACGGTCAAGTTGCTCAACGAATGGATGGACCCGCGCCTGATCGAGGTGCGCACCTTCGATCAACAGACCGACGAAGAGCTGGCGCGGCCTCCGGCCTGGCGTTATTGGCGGATGCTTCCGGCCCAGGGTCGCATGGGGATTTTCTTCGGCAACTGGTACAGCCAGATGCTGCAAGACCGGGTCCATGGCGTGTTCAAGGATCCGCGGCTCGATCAAGCCATCAACGCCGCCGAGCGTCTGGAGAAGATGCTGTGCGACGAAGGGGCGCTGATCTTCAAGTTCTGGTTCCACCTCTCCAGGAAACAAATGCGCGCGCGGCTCAAGGCCCTGGCTGACGATCCCTTGCACAGTTGGCGCATCAGCCCGCTGGACTGGCAGCAGTCGCAGACCTACGACAAATTCGTCAAATACGGCGAACGCATCCTGCGTCGCACCAGCCGCGACTACGCGCCATGGCATGTGATCGCCGGGATGGACCCGCGCTATCGCAGCCTGGCGGTGGGCATGATTCTGCTCGAGGGCCTGCAAGGCGCCCTGAAGCGCCCAACGATTCACCCGGATAAAGTCAGCGCCGCGCCATTGGTCAGCAGTGTCGACCAGATGAACCTGCTCGACAGCCTGGACTTGAGCCTGAATCTGGACAAGGACGATTACGAAGAACAGCTGATCACCGAGCAGGCGCGGTTCTCCGGACTGATGCGTGATAAACGCATGCGCCGACACGCCCTGATCGCCGTGTTCGAAGGCAATGACGCGGCGGGCAAGGGCGGGGCCATTCGCCGGGTCGCCGCGGCGCTGGACCCACGCCAGTACAGCATCGTGCCGATCGCCGCGCCCACTGAAGAAGAGCGGGCGCATCCCTATATGTGGCGGTTCTGGCGCCATATTCCGGCGCGCGGCAAGTTCACCGTGTTCGACCGCTCCTGGTATGGCCGGGTGCTGGTGGAGCGCATCGAAGGTTTTTGCAGCGCGGCGGACTGGTTGCGTGCCTATGGTGAAATCAACGACTTCGAAGAGCAGATCGCCGATGCCGGGGTGATCGTGGTCAAGTTCTGGCTGTCCATCGACAAACAGACGCAAATGGAGCGATTCGAGGCGCGTGAACAGACGCCTTTCAAGCGTTTCAAGATCACCGAAGATGACTGGCGCAACCGGGACAAGTGGGACGACTATCGGGCTGCGGTCGGCGACATGGTCGATCGCACCAGCACCGAAATCTCGCCCTGGACCCTGGTGGAGGCCAATGACAAGCGCTGGGCCCGGGTCAAGGTGTTGCGCACGATCAATGAGGCGCTGGAAGAAGCGTTCAGGAAATCCGACAAGAAGGCGAAAAAGGACAAGGGGTGA
- a CDS encoding thiolase family protein, which produces MREVVIVDSVRTGLAKSFRGKFNMTRPDDMAAHCVDALLARTGIDPASVEDCIVGAGSNEGAQGYNIGRNVAVLSRLGVGCAGMTLNRFCSSGLQAIAIAANQIASGCSDIIVAGGVESISLTMNSVNTDNLINPLLKEQTPGIYFPMGQTAEIVARRYQVSREQQDLYALQSQQRTAQAQAAGLFDDEIVPMAVKYRVEDKATGQVQILDGIVDQDDCNRPDTTLESLAGLKPVFAEDGSVTAGNSSQLSDGASMTLVMSLEKALELGLKPKAFFRGFAVAGCEPDEMGIGPVFSVPRLLKAKGLQIADIDLWELNEAFASQCLYSRNRLEIDNDKYNVNGGSISIGHPFGMTGSRQVGHLVRELQRRGLRYGIVTMCVGGGMGATGLFEAVR; this is translated from the coding sequence ATGCGTGAAGTGGTGATCGTCGACAGCGTGCGGACCGGCCTGGCCAAGTCCTTTCGCGGCAAGTTCAACATGACCCGTCCGGACGATATGGCGGCACATTGTGTCGACGCCTTGTTGGCGCGCACGGGAATCGACCCGGCCAGTGTCGAGGACTGCATCGTCGGTGCCGGCTCCAACGAAGGCGCCCAGGGCTACAACATCGGGCGCAATGTCGCCGTGCTCTCGCGGTTGGGCGTCGGCTGTGCCGGCATGACCCTCAACCGGTTCTGCTCCTCTGGCTTGCAGGCGATCGCCATTGCTGCCAACCAGATCGCCTCGGGTTGCAGCGACATCATCGTCGCCGGCGGTGTCGAATCCATCAGCCTGACCATGAACAGCGTCAACACCGACAACCTGATCAACCCGTTGCTCAAGGAGCAAACGCCGGGCATCTACTTCCCCATGGGCCAGACTGCCGAAATCGTCGCACGTCGTTACCAGGTCAGCCGCGAACAACAGGACCTGTACGCCCTGCAAAGCCAGCAACGCACCGCCCAGGCCCAGGCCGCGGGATTGTTCGACGATGAAATCGTACCCATGGCGGTCAAGTATCGAGTTGAAGACAAGGCCACCGGGCAAGTGCAGATCCTCGACGGCATCGTCGATCAGGACGACTGCAACCGCCCGGACACCACGCTGGAAAGCCTGGCCGGATTGAAACCGGTGTTTGCCGAAGACGGCTCGGTGACTGCCGGCAATTCTTCGCAACTGTCCGATGGCGCCTCCATGACCCTGGTGATGAGCCTGGAAAAAGCCCTGGAACTGGGACTGAAGCCGAAAGCCTTTTTCCGCGGCTTTGCCGTGGCCGGGTGTGAGCCGGATGAAATGGGCATCGGCCCGGTGTTCTCGGTACCCAGGTTGCTTAAGGCGAAGGGCTTGCAGATAGCCGACATCGATCTGTGGGAGCTCAACGAAGCCTTCGCGTCCCAGTGCCTGTACAGCCGCAATCGGCTGGAGATCGATAACGACAAGTACAACGTCAATGGTGGCTCGATCTCTATTGGCCACCCGTTCGGCATGACCGGTTCGCGGCAGGTGGGACATCTGGTGCGTGAGTTGCAGCGGCGCGGGTTGCGTTACGGGATTGTCACTATGTGCGTGGGCGGGGGGATGGGGGCTACGGGGTTGTTTGAGGCGGTGCGCTAG
- a CDS encoding DUF6316 family protein → MYGMRAQDNAPATHFRSDRMCRVNGELYFSTRENTLEGPFEDMETAEVQIQAYIERMLLLRMNL, encoded by the coding sequence ATGTACGGCATGCGCGCCCAGGACAATGCCCCCGCCACCCACTTTCGCAGTGACCGGATGTGCCGTGTGAACGGGGAGTTGTATTTCAGCACCCGGGAAAACACCCTGGAGGGGCCGTTTGAAGACATGGAGACGGCTGAGGTGCAGATTCAGGCTTATATAGAGCGGATGCTGCTGTTGCGGATGAACCTGTAA
- a CDS encoding DMT family transporter — MHVSSGRWIYGLFLALLTALLWGILPIKLKQVLLVMDPVTVTWFRLMVSGGCLFIFLAATRRLPSRKVLGPRGGWLVLMAVLGLVGNYVLYLMGLNLLSPGTAQLVVQTGPIMLLIASLFVFKERFSVGQGIGLLVLLIGFGLFFNQRLVELFTSLTDYTTGVLLVLLASTVWTFYALGQKQLLTVWNSFQVMMVIYLFCGLLLTPWVHPLEALQLSPLQGWLLLACCMNTLIAYGAFAEALAHWEASRVSATLAITPLVTFAAVAVAAWWWPEYVHAETINGLGYGGAVLVVLGSALVALGPSLMAGIRARRVRMAVGR, encoded by the coding sequence ATGCACGTTTCATCGGGTCGCTGGATTTATGGTCTGTTCCTGGCCTTGTTGACCGCGTTGCTGTGGGGAATCCTGCCGATCAAGCTCAAGCAAGTGCTGCTGGTGATGGATCCGGTGACGGTGACCTGGTTTCGTCTGATGGTGTCCGGCGGGTGCCTGTTCATATTCCTGGCGGCGACCCGGCGCCTGCCCAGTCGCAAAGTCCTCGGCCCGCGCGGTGGCTGGCTGGTATTGATGGCGGTGCTCGGGCTGGTGGGCAACTACGTGCTGTACCTGATGGGGTTGAACCTGCTCAGCCCCGGCACCGCGCAGCTGGTGGTGCAGACGGGGCCGATCATGCTGCTGATTGCCAGCCTGTTTGTGTTCAAGGAGCGGTTCAGCGTGGGGCAGGGGATTGGCCTGCTGGTGCTGCTGATCGGCTTCGGTCTGTTTTTCAACCAGCGGCTGGTCGAGTTGTTCACGTCCCTGACCGACTACACGACCGGCGTCCTGTTGGTGCTGTTGGCCTCCACCGTCTGGACCTTCTATGCCCTGGGGCAGAAGCAATTGCTGACGGTGTGGAATTCGTTTCAGGTGATGATGGTGATCTACCTGTTTTGCGGGTTGTTGCTGACGCCTTGGGTGCACCCACTGGAGGCACTGCAACTCAGCCCGTTGCAAGGCTGGCTGCTGCTGGCCTGCTGCATGAACACCCTGATTGCCTACGGCGCGTTTGCCGAGGCTTTGGCGCATTGGGAAGCTTCGCGAGTGAGTGCCACCCTGGCGATCACACCCTTGGTGACCTTTGCGGCGGTGGCGGTAGCGGCGTGGTGGTGGCCGGAATATGTGCATGCCGAGACGATCAATGGTCTGGGGTATGGCGGGGCGGTGCTGGTGGTGCTGGGGTCGGCGCTGGTGGCGTTGGGGCCTTCGTTGATGGCCGGGATCCGGGCGCGGCGGGTGCGGATGGCGGTGGGTCGTTAG
- a CDS encoding class II fumarate hydratase, translating into MSRIETDSLGQVEVPDEAYWGAQTQRSLINFAIGDERMPLAVLHALALIKKAAARVNDRNGDLPADIARLIEQAADEVLDGSHDDQFPLVVWQTGSGTQSNMNVNEVIAGRANELAGNPRGGKAPVHPNDHVNRSQSSNDCFPTAMHIAAAQAVQQHLLPAISELSGGLAELSARHMKLVKTGRTHMMDATPITFGQELSAFIAQLDYAERAIRSALPAVCELAQGGTAVGTGLNSPHGFGEAIAAELAALSGLPFVTAPNKFAALAGHEPLTTLSGALKTLAVSLMKIANDLRLLGSGPRAGFAEVKLPANEPGSSIMPGKVNPTQCEALSMLACQVLGNDVAIGFAASQGHLQLNVFKPVIIHNLLQSIRLLGDGCSNFQQHCIAGLEPDAAKMAEHLERGLMLVTALNPHIGYDKSAEIAKKAYGEGLTLREAALQLGYLTDEEFDAWVRPENMLEAGAKG; encoded by the coding sequence ATGAGCCGTATCGAAACCGACAGCCTTGGCCAGGTTGAAGTCCCGGATGAAGCTTACTGGGGCGCTCAGACGCAACGCTCGCTGATCAATTTCGCCATCGGCGACGAACGCATGCCGCTGGCGGTGCTGCATGCGCTGGCGCTGATCAAGAAAGCCGCGGCGCGGGTCAATGACCGCAACGGTGACCTCCCCGCCGACATCGCCCGGCTGATCGAACAGGCCGCCGACGAAGTGCTCGACGGCAGCCACGACGACCAGTTCCCGCTGGTGGTCTGGCAGACCGGCAGCGGCACCCAGAGCAACATGAACGTCAACGAAGTGATTGCCGGCCGTGCCAATGAACTGGCCGGCAACCCGCGCGGCGGCAAGGCTCCGGTGCACCCCAACGATCACGTCAATCGCTCCCAGAGCTCCAACGACTGCTTCCCCACTGCGATGCACATCGCCGCGGCGCAGGCGGTGCAGCAGCATTTGCTGCCGGCGATCAGCGAACTGTCCGGTGGGCTGGCCGAGTTATCCGCCCGGCACATGAAGCTGGTCAAGACTGGCCGCACCCACATGATGGACGCGACCCCCATCACCTTCGGCCAGGAACTGTCGGCGTTCATCGCGCAACTGGATTACGCGGAACGGGCGATCCGCAGCGCGCTGCCTGCCGTCTGCGAACTGGCCCAGGGCGGCACCGCAGTCGGTACCGGCCTGAACTCGCCCCACGGTTTCGGCGAAGCGATCGCCGCCGAACTGGCCGCCCTTTCCGGTCTGCCGTTCGTCACCGCACCGAACAAGTTCGCCGCACTGGCCGGCCATGAACCACTGACCACCCTGTCCGGCGCGCTGAAAACCCTCGCCGTCTCCCTGATGAAAATTGCCAACGACCTGCGCTTGCTGGGTTCCGGACCGCGGGCCGGTTTTGCCGAGGTGAAACTGCCCGCCAACGAGCCGGGCAGTTCGATCATGCCCGGCAAGGTCAATCCGACCCAGTGCGAAGCGCTGTCGATGCTGGCTTGCCAGGTCTTGGGCAACGACGTCGCCATCGGTTTTGCGGCGAGTCAGGGTCACCTGCAACTGAACGTGTTCAAACCGGTGATCATTCACAACCTGCTGCAATCGATCAGGCTGCTGGGGGATGGCTGCAGCAACTTCCAACAGCATTGCATCGCCGGCCTGGAGCCGGATGCAGCGAAAATGGCGGAACATCTGGAACGCGGGCTGATGCTGGTGACGGCGCTGAATCCGCATATCGGGTATGACAAGTCGGCGGAGATTGCCAAGAAGGCTTATGGCGAAGGGCTGACGTTGCGGGAAGCGGCGTTGCAGTTGGGGTACCTGACCGATGAAGAGTTCGATGCGTGGGTGAGGCCGGAGAATATGCTGGAGGCTGGGGCCAAGGGCTGA
- a CDS encoding DUF2059 domain-containing protein — protein sequence MTRLRAICTAVALVCASGPVFADTASHNASAEAFLTLAHADKLGTPVYMQVQQMFAQRFEQTKAPESKKALLETYQAKANAALDQAIGWNKLKPDMVKLYTTNFSESELKDLVAFYKSPLGKKVLEKMPQLTQQSAQMTQAKLESAVPVVNKLLADMTAELEPKGAAPAKKKP from the coding sequence ATGACTCGTCTTCGTGCCATCTGTACCGCGGTTGCACTGGTTTGCGCCAGCGGCCCTGTTTTTGCCGATACCGCCAGCCACAACGCCAGTGCCGAGGCTTTCCTGACCCTGGCGCACGCTGACAAATTGGGCACTCCGGTGTACATGCAAGTGCAGCAAATGTTCGCTCAGCGCTTTGAACAGACCAAAGCCCCCGAGTCGAAAAAAGCCCTGCTGGAAACCTACCAGGCCAAAGCCAACGCCGCTCTGGACCAAGCCATTGGCTGGAACAAGCTGAAGCCGGACATGGTCAAGCTCTACACCACCAACTTCAGTGAATCCGAGCTCAAGGACCTGGTCGCGTTCTACAAGTCGCCACTGGGCAAGAAAGTCCTGGAAAAAATGCCGCAGCTGACCCAGCAATCGGCCCAGATGACCCAGGCCAAGCTGGAAAGCGCAGTGCCTGTAGTCAACAAACTGCTGGCTGACATGACGGCCGAGCTGGAGCCAAAAGGCGCCGCTCCAGCCAAGAAAAAGCCGTAA
- a CDS encoding BolA family protein: MTMQQRIESTLGLLQPEHLQVLDESHMHSRGLQTHFKAVVVSAQFEGLNRVKRHQKVYGTLGELMGEFHALALHTYTPEEWAQIDAAPASPTCAGGSKS; this comes from the coding sequence ATGACCATGCAACAACGCATCGAATCGACGCTGGGCCTGTTACAGCCCGAGCACCTGCAAGTGCTGGATGAAAGCCACATGCACAGCCGTGGGTTGCAGACCCACTTCAAGGCTGTGGTGGTGAGTGCGCAGTTCGAAGGGCTTAACCGCGTCAAGCGTCACCAGAAGGTCTACGGCACGCTCGGCGAGCTGATGGGCGAGTTCCATGCGTTGGCGCTGCATACCTACACGCCAGAGGAATGGGCACAGATCGACGCGGCCCCGGCCTCGCCGACCTGTGCTGGCGGCAGCAAATCCTGA
- a CDS encoding rhodanese-related sulfurtransferase, whose translation MTQQIVVAALYKFVTLEDYVALREPLLQAMVDNGIKGTLLIAEEGINGTVSGSREGIDGLMAWLKNDPRMDDIDHKESYCDDQPFYRTKVKLKKEIVTLGVEGVDPNKKVGTYVDPQNWNALISDPEVLLIDTRNDYEVSIGTFEGAIDPKTASFREFPDYIKAHFDPAVHKKVAMFCTGGIRCEKASSYMLSQGFDEVYHLKGGILKYLEEVPQEETKWQGDCFVFDNRVTVRHDLSEGDYDQCHACRTPISASDRASEHYVAGISCPHCWDKLSEKTRRSAIDRQKQIELAKARNLPHPIGYNYKQTPSEA comes from the coding sequence ATGACACAACAGATTGTCGTGGCGGCACTGTATAAGTTCGTCACCCTGGAAGATTACGTCGCTTTGCGCGAGCCACTGCTGCAAGCGATGGTCGACAACGGCATCAAAGGCACCCTGCTGATCGCCGAGGAAGGCATCAACGGTACCGTGTCCGGCAGCCGCGAAGGCATTGACGGGCTGATGGCCTGGCTTAAGAACGACCCGCGCATGGACGACATCGACCACAAAGAGTCGTACTGCGACGACCAGCCGTTCTATCGCACCAAAGTCAAACTCAAGAAAGAAATCGTCACCCTCGGCGTCGAAGGCGTGGACCCGAACAAAAAGGTCGGCACCTACGTCGACCCGCAAAACTGGAACGCGCTGATCAGCGATCCGGAAGTGCTGTTGATCGACACCCGCAACGACTACGAAGTCTCGATCGGCACCTTCGAAGGCGCCATCGACCCCAAGACCGCCAGTTTTCGCGAATTCCCCGACTACATCAAAGCCCATTTCGACCCGGCCGTGCACAAGAAAGTCGCGATGTTCTGCACCGGCGGCATTCGTTGTGAAAAGGCGTCGAGCTATATGCTCAGCCAGGGTTTCGACGAGGTTTATCACCTCAAGGGCGGCATTCTGAAGTACCTGGAAGAGGTACCGCAGGAAGAAACCAAATGGCAGGGCGACTGCTTCGTGTTCGATAACCGCGTGACCGTACGCCATGACCTCAGCGAAGGCGACTACGATCAATGTCATGCCTGTCGCACACCGATCAGCGCCTCCGACCGCGCATCCGAGCACTACGTGGCCGGCATCAGTTGCCCGCACTGCTGGGATAAGCTGAGCGAGAAGACCCGTCGCAGTGCCATCGACCGGCAAAAGCAGATCGAACTGGCCAAGGCGCGCAACCTGCCTCACCCGATCGGCTACAACTACAAGCAAACCCCTTCCGAGGCCTGA
- a CDS encoding DsbA family protein has protein sequence MCSWCWGFAPVANALVEQARAAGVEVHLVVGGLRTGSGSALEPTTRRYILEHWQAVTEATGQPFKLEGALPDGFVYDTEPACRALVTARSLAPDCAWTLLGLIQHAFYAEGRDVTHASVLVELAEQAGLPRIEFAAAFDRADQHAATAADFTWVQDLGIAGFPTLLAERDGQLALLTNGYQPLSVLSPLLGRWLERAACA, from the coding sequence ATGTGTTCCTGGTGCTGGGGCTTCGCCCCGGTGGCCAATGCGCTGGTCGAGCAGGCGCGCGCAGCGGGGGTAGAGGTGCATCTGGTGGTCGGCGGTTTGCGCACCGGCAGTGGCTCCGCGCTGGAGCCAACCACCCGGCGCTACATCCTTGAGCATTGGCAAGCGGTCACCGAAGCCACGGGTCAACCGTTCAAGCTGGAAGGCGCGTTGCCCGACGGGTTTGTCTACGACACCGAACCTGCCTGTCGGGCGCTGGTGACCGCGCGCAGCCTGGCGCCGGATTGCGCGTGGACACTGCTCGGGCTGATTCAGCACGCGTTTTACGCCGAAGGGCGCGACGTCACGCACGCCAGTGTGCTGGTGGAGTTGGCGGAGCAGGCCGGTCTGCCGCGTATCGAATTCGCCGCCGCGTTCGACCGTGCGGATCAGCATGCCGCGACGGCGGCCGATTTCACCTGGGTCCAGGACCTGGGCATCGCCGGTTTCCCGACCTTGCTGGCTGAGCGTGATGGTCAGTTGGCGCTGTTGACCAATGGCTATCAACCGCTGAGTGTGCTGTCCCCGTTGCTCGGCCGCTGGCTGGAGCGCGCGGCCTGTGCATGA